A genomic stretch from Bradyrhizobium sp. 195 includes:
- a CDS encoding flavin-containing monooxygenase produces MPDAMVATRASDERGTAQQVDVAVVGAGFAGLYLLHRLRKAGFKAVALEEAGDVGGTWYWNRYPGARCDIQTIDYSYTFDPELETAWTWSEKYATQPEILRYFGFVADRYDLRRDIRFGTKVTEAKWDEKAERWQLTTDNGAPVSCRHYIMATGCLSAPKPPEIDGVKDFEGEVYFTGRWPHDGVNLAGKRVAVIGTGSSAIQSIPLIAEQAAHLTVFQRTPNFALPAHNGPAPSDRMSLLQGDRAAYREQARQSMTGVPYPQQTVVSWQLSDAERRERFERAWAAGDLIHILTQLWADQAVDIDGNKIVQDLIREKIRAAVRDPETAAALTPHDHPFGAKRPCLDTNYYATYNRPNVTLVNLRQEPIKAITASGISTNGRSIDVDVIVFATGFDAMTGAIRAVHPITGRGGKSLTDVWAQGPQTYLGLTVEGFPNFFMITGPGSPSVLSNMAVSIEQHVDWVVDRLAALRDAGFTTMEPTETAQAGWARHMADCSTLTLHRLANTWYTGANVPGKVQGLMPYTGGVGPYRSICDEVVSRGMLGFKLTGPGGTEQCNDGEVVRLQPDVRLVLNLLASLNLPPIESMGALGARAFVDEFNKGRPAGRPIGDIADGTLPVIDGALPYRVYKPATPGPHPIVVYFHGGGWVLGDEQSDEPFCRDMVRRTGMMFVSVGYRHAPEHRFPTAAEDGYAATRWIAEHATELGGRPGPVLVAGWSAGGNIAAVTCQLARDRGGPEIAGQLLICPVTDCTFDRPSYNDNATGYFLTRSLMYWFWDLYCSPADRTDPRVSPLRGKVAGLPPALVVTCEFDPLRDEGIAYSEAMAAAGVPVEQLRAHGHFHSSFTMVDVVITGAPGRGQMAEALRRFAGLPLEISSSDEHGQGQASPGHRIAAAAS; encoded by the coding sequence ATGCCTGACGCAATGGTTGCTACACGTGCCTCCGACGAGCGCGGAACTGCCCAGCAGGTCGATGTTGCCGTGGTAGGCGCCGGATTTGCCGGCCTCTATCTTCTACATCGCCTGCGCAAGGCCGGCTTCAAGGCGGTCGCCCTCGAAGAGGCCGGCGACGTCGGTGGCACCTGGTACTGGAACCGCTATCCGGGCGCCCGCTGCGACATCCAGACCATCGACTACAGCTACACCTTCGATCCCGAGCTCGAGACCGCCTGGACCTGGTCGGAGAAATACGCGACCCAGCCCGAGATCCTGCGCTATTTCGGCTTCGTCGCCGACCGCTACGACCTCAGGCGCGACATCCGCTTCGGGACCAAGGTCACCGAAGCCAAATGGGACGAGAAGGCCGAGCGTTGGCAGCTGACTACCGACAACGGCGCGCCGGTCTCCTGCCGTCACTACATCATGGCGACCGGCTGCCTTTCGGCGCCAAAGCCGCCGGAGATCGACGGCGTCAAGGATTTCGAAGGCGAGGTCTATTTCACCGGACGCTGGCCGCATGACGGCGTCAACCTCGCGGGAAAGCGCGTCGCCGTGATCGGCACGGGCTCGTCGGCCATCCAGTCGATCCCGCTGATCGCCGAGCAGGCCGCGCATCTGACCGTGTTCCAGCGCACTCCGAACTTCGCGCTGCCGGCGCATAACGGCCCGGCACCATCCGACCGCATGAGCCTGCTGCAAGGCGATCGCGCGGCCTATCGCGAGCAGGCGCGCCAGTCGATGACCGGCGTGCCCTATCCGCAGCAGACGGTCGTGAGCTGGCAATTGAGTGATGCCGAGCGTCGTGAGCGGTTCGAACGTGCCTGGGCAGCCGGCGACCTCATCCACATCCTGACGCAGCTCTGGGCCGACCAGGCTGTCGACATCGACGGCAACAAGATCGTCCAGGACCTGATCCGCGAGAAGATCCGCGCCGCCGTCAGGGATCCCGAGACCGCCGCGGCGCTCACGCCGCACGACCACCCCTTCGGCGCCAAGCGCCCCTGCCTCGATACGAATTACTACGCGACCTACAACCGGCCGAACGTCACGCTGGTCAATCTGCGCCAGGAGCCGATCAAGGCGATCACGGCGAGCGGGATCTCCACGAACGGCCGCAGCATCGACGTCGATGTCATCGTGTTTGCGACCGGGTTCGATGCCATGACCGGCGCGATCCGCGCCGTGCATCCGATCACTGGACGCGGCGGCAAGTCGCTCACCGACGTCTGGGCGCAGGGGCCGCAGACCTATCTCGGGCTCACGGTCGAGGGCTTCCCGAACTTCTTCATGATCACCGGTCCCGGCAGCCCGTCGGTGCTGTCCAACATGGCGGTGTCGATCGAGCAGCATGTCGATTGGGTGGTCGACCGCCTGGCCGCGCTGCGCGATGCCGGCTTCACCACGATGGAGCCGACCGAGACGGCGCAGGCCGGCTGGGCCCGACACATGGCCGACTGTTCGACGCTGACGCTGCACCGGCTCGCCAACACCTGGTACACGGGCGCCAACGTGCCCGGCAAGGTGCAGGGCCTGATGCCCTATACCGGCGGCGTCGGCCCCTATCGAAGCATCTGCGACGAGGTGGTCAGCCGCGGCATGCTGGGCTTCAAGCTCACCGGCCCTGGCGGCACGGAGCAATGCAATGACGGCGAGGTGGTGCGCCTGCAGCCGGACGTGCGGCTGGTGCTCAACCTGCTGGCGTCGCTGAACCTGCCGCCGATCGAGTCGATGGGCGCGCTCGGCGCCCGCGCCTTCGTGGACGAGTTCAACAAAGGCCGGCCCGCCGGGCGGCCGATCGGCGACATTGCCGACGGCACCCTGCCCGTCATCGACGGCGCGCTGCCCTACCGCGTCTACAAGCCGGCCACGCCGGGACCACATCCGATCGTGGTCTATTTCCACGGCGGCGGATGGGTGCTCGGCGACGAGCAGTCGGACGAGCCGTTCTGCCGCGACATGGTGCGGCGGACCGGCATGATGTTCGTCAGCGTCGGCTATCGTCATGCGCCGGAGCATCGCTTCCCGACCGCGGCCGAAGACGGCTATGCGGCAACCCGCTGGATCGCCGAGCACGCCACTGAACTCGGCGGCAGGCCGGGCCCGGTGCTGGTTGCGGGCTGGAGCGCCGGCGGCAACATCGCCGCCGTCACCTGCCAGCTCGCGCGCGACCGTGGCGGGCCCGAGATCGCCGGCCAGCTCCTGATCTGCCCGGTCACCGACTGCACCTTCGACCGCCCCTCCTACAACGACAATGCGACGGGCTACTTCCTGACGCGCTCGCTGATGTACTGGTTCTGGGACCTCTACTGCTCGCCGGCGGACCGCACCGATCCGCGCGTCTCGCCACTCCGCGGCAAGGTAGCCGGCTTGCCGCCGGCTCTCGTGGTGACCTGCGAGTTCGATCCCTTGCGCGACGAAGGTATCGCTTATTCCGAGGCCATGGCGGCCGCAGGCGTCCCGGTCGAGCAGCTCAGGGCGCACGGCCATTTCCACTCGTCGTTCACCATGGTCGATGTGGTGATCACCGGCGCGCCGGGCCGGGGACAGATGGCGGAAGCCTTGCGACGCTTCGCCGGGCTCCCGCTGGAAATCAGCAGCAGTGACGAGCACGGCCAAGGTCAGGCCAGCCCGGGGCACAGGATCGCGGCGGCCGCGAGCTGA
- a CDS encoding cupredoxin domain-containing protein, protein MSGRPVSIAIALVFAAMVVPAHAATIEITMGNLEISPADVSARVGDTISWINKDVFAHTATARNGDFDVTLPPKKSATSVLKKAGTVDYYCRYHPNMKATLKIEP, encoded by the coding sequence ATGTCGGGGCGGCCAGTTTCGATCGCTATCGCGCTTGTCTTCGCGGCGATGGTCGTCCCGGCACACGCCGCGACCATCGAGATCACGATGGGGAATCTCGAGATATCTCCGGCTGATGTGTCTGCGAGGGTCGGCGACACCATCAGCTGGATCAACAAGGACGTCTTCGCACACACCGCCACCGCGAGGAACGGCGACTTCGACGTGACACTGCCGCCGAAGAAATCGGCGACATCAGTTCTGAAGAAGGCGGGAACGGTCGATTATTACTGCCGCTATCATCCCAACATGAAAGCGACGCTCAAGATCGAGCCGTGA
- a CDS encoding DUF4142 domain-containing protein, whose protein sequence is MLIRWSAAVAAAILLSSPALLQGASAADKPSDPQIAHIAYTAGVIDINAAKQAQKKAKSKDVKAFAEDMLRDHETVNKQALALVKKLNVTPEDNDTSKALSKQASDKLAELDKLDGAAFDKAYVANEVAYHKAVNGALETQLIPSANNAELKSLLQTGLKIFQGHQQHAEHVAAELK, encoded by the coding sequence ATGTTGATCCGATGGAGCGCGGCGGTCGCCGCAGCAATTCTGTTGTCGAGCCCCGCGCTGCTGCAAGGCGCCAGCGCGGCCGACAAACCCTCCGATCCGCAGATCGCTCACATCGCCTACACCGCCGGCGTGATCGACATCAACGCGGCCAAACAGGCGCAGAAGAAGGCCAAGAGCAAGGATGTGAAAGCGTTCGCGGAGGACATGCTGCGCGACCACGAGACGGTCAACAAGCAGGCGCTCGCGCTGGTCAAGAAGCTGAACGTCACGCCGGAGGACAACGACACCAGCAAGGCGCTGTCCAAGCAGGCGAGCGACAAGCTGGCCGAGCTCGACAAGCTGGACGGCGCGGCGTTCGACAAGGCCTATGTCGCCAACGAGGTCGCCTACCACAAGGCGGTCAACGGCGCGCTGGAGACCCAGCTGATTCCGTCCGCGAACAATGCCGAGCTGAAGAGCCTGCTGCAAACCGGTCTGAAGATTTTCCAGGGCCATCAGCAACACGCCGAGCACGTCGCGGCCGAGCTGAAATAA
- a CDS encoding RNA polymerase sigma factor, with the protein MPGTAAGLSAGVRISESELIDRARRRDEAALREIMQANNRRLYRLARGILRSDSEAEDVVQETYIRAFTHLDDFLGASALSTWLSRIAINQALGRARARKPQVELGSLPEATLEAQIIQFPLSSAATDPEKSMAQREIQRVVEHAVDELPDAYRMVFIARVMEGMSMEETAELLGIKPETVKTRLHRARTLLRENVEKKIGPVVMDAFPFAGQRCERLTEAVLRRLGVS; encoded by the coding sequence ATGCCAGGGACCGCAGCCGGCCTGTCCGCCGGCGTCAGGATATCGGAATCCGAGCTGATCGACCGCGCGCGGCGCCGGGATGAAGCCGCATTGCGCGAGATCATGCAGGCCAACAACCGCAGGCTCTACAGGCTCGCCCGCGGTATCCTGCGCAGCGATAGTGAGGCCGAGGACGTGGTGCAGGAAACCTACATCCGCGCATTCACACATCTCGACGACTTTCTTGGTGCGTCGGCACTGTCGACGTGGTTGTCGCGCATCGCCATCAACCAAGCGCTCGGACGCGCACGCGCTCGGAAACCGCAGGTCGAGCTGGGATCGCTGCCGGAGGCAACGCTCGAAGCGCAAATCATCCAGTTTCCCCTTTCGTCCGCCGCAACTGATCCGGAAAAATCCATGGCTCAACGCGAGATCCAGCGCGTCGTCGAACACGCGGTCGATGAATTGCCCGACGCCTACCGCATGGTCTTCATCGCGCGGGTGATGGAGGGGATGAGCATGGAGGAGACGGCCGAGCTGCTCGGTATCAAGCCCGAGACCGTGAAGACGCGGCTGCACCGTGCGCGCACCCTGCTGCGCGAGAACGTCGAGAAGAAGATCGGCCCCGTCGTGATGGATGCATTTCCGTTCGCCGGCCAGCGCTGCGAGCGGCTGACGGAGGCCGTGCTCAGGCGCCTTGGTGTGAGTTGA
- a CDS encoding sulfurtransferase, with amino-acid sequence MSQSIALITTGQLAAILGDPNLRLYDCTTYNEPVPPGSDVPYRAVPGDKTFAAGHIPGADFLDLQGEFSDTSAQQFFMMPGVAQLEAAFGRHGLDASKTIVLYSIGTMMWATRFWWMLRSLGVDAQVLDGGFDKWKEEGRPVETGAPKGYPATIFKAAPRAGFFVDKNTVKTRIGDSATVTVNALGPQFHRGLEPSRYGRPGRVPGSVNVSAATLVNADKTLTTLADAEAKFTAAGVTRDKNVICYCGGGISATIDLFLLTQLGYDKLTLYDASMGEWARDPELPIETD; translated from the coding sequence ATGTCCCAGTCAATCGCCCTCATCACCACCGGGCAGCTCGCCGCCATCCTCGGCGATCCCAATTTGCGCCTCTACGACTGCACGACCTATAACGAGCCTGTTCCGCCCGGCAGCGACGTGCCGTATCGCGCGGTGCCCGGCGACAAGACCTTCGCGGCCGGCCACATTCCCGGTGCCGATTTCCTCGACCTCCAGGGCGAGTTCTCCGACACCTCGGCGCAACAATTCTTCATGATGCCCGGCGTGGCCCAGCTCGAGGCCGCGTTCGGCCGCCATGGCCTCGACGCAAGCAAGACCATCGTGCTCTACAGCATCGGCACGATGATGTGGGCGACGAGGTTCTGGTGGATGCTGCGCTCGCTCGGCGTCGATGCGCAGGTGCTCGACGGCGGCTTCGACAAATGGAAGGAGGAGGGGCGGCCGGTCGAGACAGGCGCACCGAAGGGGTATCCGGCGACGATCTTCAAGGCCGCGCCGCGCGCGGGCTTCTTCGTCGACAAAAACACCGTCAAGACCCGGATCGGCGATTCCGCGACGGTCACCGTCAACGCGCTGGGGCCGCAGTTTCATCGCGGCCTCGAGCCGAGCCGCTACGGCCGGCCGGGCCGCGTTCCCGGCAGCGTCAACGTATCAGCCGCAACGCTCGTCAATGCCGACAAGACCCTGACGACGCTTGCCGACGCCGAAGCCAAATTCACTGCTGCAGGCGTCACGCGCGACAAGAATGTGATCTGCTATTGCGGCGGCGGCATCTCGGCGACGATCGACCTGTTCCTGCTGACGCAGCTCGGCTACGACAAGCTGACGCTCTACGACGCCTCGATGGGGGAATGGGCGAGGGACCCGGAACTGCCGATCGAGACGGATTAG
- a CDS encoding dihydroorotase has protein sequence MTQRFDVILKGGTVVNQDGEGVRDIGITGGRIAELGPLSQASAAEVIDCKGLHILPGVMDTQVHFREPGLEQKEDLETGSRSAVMGGVTAVFEMPNTSPLTVTEATFTDKVKRAHHRMHCDFAFFIGGTRENVQDLPVLERAPGCAGVKVFIGSSTGALLVEDDESLRRIFQVIRRRAAFHAEDEYRLNDRKSLRIEGDPRSHPVWRDETAALMATQRLVKLAHETGKRIHVLHISTKEEIEFLRDHKDVASCEATPHHLTLVAPECYERLGTLAQMNPPVRGADHRAGIWRGIEQGIIDVLGSDHAPHTLEEKQKTYPASPSGMTGVQTLVPLMLDHVNAGRLSLARFVDLTSAGPARLYNMACKGRIAAGYDADFTVVDLKRSETITNKWVASKAGWTPYDGVRVTGWPVGTFIRGRRVMWQGELVTASQGEPVRFLETLKQ, from the coding sequence ATGACCCAGCGTTTCGACGTGATCCTCAAAGGCGGCACCGTCGTCAACCAGGACGGCGAGGGTGTTCGCGATATCGGCATCACGGGCGGCCGGATCGCCGAACTGGGCCCGCTGTCGCAGGCCTCGGCCGCGGAGGTGATCGACTGCAAGGGCCTGCACATCCTGCCCGGCGTCATGGATACGCAGGTGCATTTCCGCGAGCCCGGCCTGGAGCAGAAGGAAGACCTCGAGACCGGCTCGCGCAGCGCCGTGATGGGCGGTGTCACCGCCGTGTTCGAGATGCCGAACACGTCTCCGTTGACGGTGACGGAAGCCACTTTCACCGACAAGGTGAAGCGCGCCCATCACCGCATGCATTGCGATTTCGCCTTCTTCATCGGCGGCACTCGCGAGAACGTACAGGATTTGCCGGTGCTCGAGCGCGCGCCGGGCTGCGCGGGCGTCAAGGTGTTCATCGGCTCCTCGACCGGCGCGCTGCTGGTGGAGGACGACGAGAGCCTGCGCCGTATCTTCCAGGTGATCCGCCGCCGCGCCGCGTTCCACGCCGAGGACGAGTACCGCCTCAACGATCGCAAATCGCTGCGCATCGAGGGCGATCCGCGCTCGCATCCGGTGTGGCGCGACGAGACCGCGGCACTGATGGCGACGCAGCGCCTCGTCAAGCTCGCGCATGAGACCGGCAAGCGCATCCACGTGCTGCACATCTCGACCAAAGAAGAGATCGAGTTCCTGCGCGATCACAAGGACGTCGCCTCCTGCGAGGCGACGCCGCATCACCTCACGCTGGTCGCGCCCGAATGCTACGAGCGGCTCGGCACGCTGGCGCAGATGAACCCGCCGGTGCGCGGAGCCGATCATCGCGCCGGCATCTGGCGTGGCATCGAGCAGGGCATCATCGACGTGCTCGGCTCCGACCACGCCCCGCATACGCTGGAGGAGAAGCAGAAGACCTATCCGGCTTCGCCCTCCGGCATGACCGGCGTCCAGACGCTGGTGCCGCTGATGCTCGATCACGTCAACGCGGGTCGGCTCTCTCTGGCGCGCTTCGTCGATCTCACCAGCGCCGGCCCAGCGCGCCTCTACAACATGGCCTGCAAGGGCCGCATCGCCGCCGGCTACGACGCCGACTTCACGGTCGTTGATCTCAAGCGCAGCGAGACCATCACCAACAAATGGGTGGCGTCCAAGGCCGGCTGGACCCCCTATGACGGCGTCCGCGTGACAGGGTGGCCCGTCGGCACCTTCATCCGCGGCCGCCGCGTGATGTGGCAGGGCGAGCTGGTGACGGCCTCGCAAGGCGAGCCGGTGCGGTTTCTGGAGACGTTGAAGCAGTAA
- the ygfZ gene encoding CAF17-like 4Fe-4S cluster assembly/insertion protein YgfZ, with product MKSAFLPDRGVVKVAGEDARNFLNGLVTTDIDRLKPGLGRFGALLTPQGKIIVDFLITEAPAGHGGGFLIDCPKALADSLATKLKFYKLRAKVTVENLSGDLGVLAAWDGQPAAQPDLAFNDPRNDGLGVRILIPEDLKQKLSDLIGAELVDATEYEAHRIALGVPRGGLDFMYSDAFPHETNMDRLAGVDFDKGCYVGQEVVSRMQHRGTARTRSVKVLLDGPSPEAGATILAGDKPVGTIGSTSGGKGIALVRIDRVADALDAGQPLTAGGLALTLAEPDVVRIPAKQPTA from the coding sequence ATGAAATCAGCGTTTCTTCCCGACCGGGGCGTGGTCAAGGTCGCGGGCGAGGATGCGCGCAACTTCCTCAACGGCCTTGTCACGACCGACATCGACAGGCTGAAACCGGGCCTGGGCCGATTCGGCGCGCTGCTGACGCCGCAGGGCAAGATCATCGTGGATTTCCTGATCACGGAAGCGCCCGCGGGTCACGGCGGCGGGTTCCTGATCGACTGCCCGAAAGCGCTGGCAGATAGCCTCGCCACCAAGCTGAAATTCTACAAGTTGCGCGCCAAGGTCACGGTGGAAAACCTTTCCGGCGATCTCGGCGTGCTTGCCGCCTGGGACGGCCAGCCTGCGGCCCAGCCGGACCTCGCCTTCAACGACCCGCGCAATGACGGCCTCGGCGTTCGCATCCTGATCCCTGAAGATCTCAAGCAGAAGCTGTCTGATCTGATCGGGGCCGAACTGGTCGATGCGACCGAATACGAGGCGCACCGCATCGCGCTCGGCGTGCCGCGCGGCGGGCTCGATTTCATGTACAGCGACGCGTTCCCGCACGAGACCAACATGGACCGCCTTGCCGGCGTCGATTTCGACAAGGGCTGCTATGTCGGCCAGGAGGTCGTCTCGCGCATGCAGCATCGCGGCACCGCGCGCACCCGCAGCGTCAAGGTGCTACTCGATGGTCCCTCGCCCGAGGCCGGCGCGACCATTCTCGCCGGCGACAAGCCGGTCGGCACCATCGGCTCTACCTCCGGCGGCAAGGGCATTGCGCTGGTGCGCATCGACCGTGTCGCGGACGCGCTCGACGCCGGTCAGCCCCTCACCGCCGGGGGGCTTGCTTTGACGCTCGCCGAACCGGACGTCGTTCGCATTCCAGCCAAGCAGCCCACCGCATGA
- a CDS encoding DNA-3-methyladenine glycosylase I, giving the protein MSRAPRLHPDGKSRCPWPGEDPLYVAYHDTEWGVPEYDDRALYEKLILDGFQAGLSWITILRKRDNFRKAFDDFQPEKIARYNEKKIHALMNDAGIVRNKAKIDGAIMSAKSYLDIMEKGPGFSKLLWDFMDGRPKVNQFKSTASVPASTPLSVQISKELSSRGFKFVGPTIVYAFMEATGMVNDHLVDCHCHAICGKTQRKPRLKAK; this is encoded by the coding sequence ATGAGCCGCGCCCCCCGCCTGCATCCCGATGGAAAGTCCCGCTGCCCCTGGCCCGGTGAAGATCCGCTCTATGTCGCCTATCACGACACCGAATGGGGTGTGCCGGAATATGACGACCGCGCGCTGTACGAAAAACTGATCCTCGACGGTTTCCAGGCCGGCCTGTCCTGGATCACGATTTTGCGCAAGCGCGACAATTTCCGCAAAGCCTTCGACGATTTCCAGCCGGAGAAGATTGCGCGCTACAACGAGAAGAAGATTCACGCGCTGATGAACGATGCCGGCATCGTTCGCAACAAGGCCAAGATCGACGGCGCGATAATGAGCGCGAAGTCCTATCTCGACATCATGGAGAAGGGGCCAGGCTTCTCGAAGCTGCTGTGGGACTTCATGGACGGACGACCCAAGGTCAACCAGTTCAAGTCCACCGCGAGCGTGCCGGCCTCGACACCATTGTCGGTGCAGATCTCGAAAGAGCTGTCCTCGCGCGGCTTCAAATTCGTCGGCCCGACCATCGTCTATGCCTTCATGGAGGCGACCGGCATGGTCAACGACCACCTCGTCGACTGCCATTGTCACGCGATCTGCGGCAAGACGCAGCGCAAGCCGCGCCTCAAGGCAAAATGA
- a CDS encoding YfbR-like 5'-deoxynucleotidase yields MTTKKTAPVAQSRAWQRMLSGRRLDLLDPSPLDVEIADIAHGLARVARWNGQTTGAHIFSVAQHTLLVEAVLRHEMPRVDRRMRLAALLHDAPEYVIGDMISPFKAVLDGHYKAVEKRLLGAIHVRFGLPPELPEEITLAIKAADRGAAYLEATALAGFEEPEAKRLFGKDPGLSDSVRRDYLTPWTAARAEKQFLERFGAVFA; encoded by the coding sequence ATGACCACGAAGAAGACGGCGCCCGTTGCGCAATCCCGCGCCTGGCAGCGCATGCTGTCGGGCCGGCGGCTCGATCTGCTCGATCCCTCGCCGCTCGACGTCGAGATCGCCGACATCGCGCACGGCCTCGCGCGCGTCGCGCGCTGGAACGGGCAGACGACAGGCGCGCATATCTTCTCGGTCGCGCAGCATACGCTGCTGGTTGAAGCCGTGCTGCGGCACGAGATGCCGCGTGTCGATCGGCGCATGCGGCTCGCCGCGCTGCTGCACGATGCGCCCGAATATGTGATCGGCGACATGATCTCGCCGTTCAAGGCCGTGCTCGACGGCCATTACAAGGCGGTCGAGAAGCGCCTGCTCGGCGCCATCCACGTCCGCTTCGGCCTGCCGCCGGAGCTGCCGGAGGAGATCACGCTGGCTATCAAGGCCGCCGATCGCGGCGCGGCCTATCTGGAGGCGACCGCGCTTGCCGGCTTCGAAGAGCCCGAGGCGAAGCGCCTGTTCGGCAAGGATCCCGGGCTCTCCGACAGCGTCCGGCGCGACTATCTGACGCCCTGGACGGCGGCCCGGGCGGAGAAGCAGTTTCTGGAGCGGTTTGGCGCGGTGTTCGCGTGA
- a CDS encoding tyrosine phosphatase family protein, whose amino-acid sequence MIHVCSLAALPETVRLTGASHVLTVMANVEQVARPVSVLPANHLKVSMDDITEEMDGFVAPSETHIDQVLNFVRSWDRSAPLVVHCYAGISRSTASAFAAVCALNPNRDELDIARKIRAASPIASPNRRIVGLADRALGRNGRMLRALDEIGPGAMMVEGRPFVIEIE is encoded by the coding sequence ATGATCCACGTCTGTTCCCTCGCCGCGCTTCCCGAAACCGTCCGCCTCACCGGGGCCAGCCATGTGCTGACCGTGATGGCCAATGTCGAGCAGGTGGCACGTCCAGTATCGGTGCTCCCGGCCAATCATCTCAAGGTGTCGATGGACGACATCACCGAGGAGATGGACGGTTTCGTCGCACCGTCCGAGACGCATATCGATCAGGTGCTGAACTTCGTGCGCAGCTGGGACCGCAGCGCACCGCTGGTGGTTCATTGCTACGCCGGCATCAGCCGCTCTACCGCGAGCGCGTTCGCGGCGGTCTGCGCACTCAATCCAAATCGCGACGAACTCGATATCGCCAGGAAAATCCGCGCGGCCTCGCCGATCGCCTCGCCGAACCGGCGCATCGTCGGCCTTGCCGACCGTGCCCTCGGACGCAACGGCCGCATGCTGCGGGCGCTCGACGAGATCGGCCCGGGTGCGATGATGGTCGAGGGCCGTCCCTTCGTGATCGAGATCGAATGA
- a CDS encoding NUDIX hydrolase, translating into MSDKLLTPIEIGLTAAIVAIAGQEPLILTARGSDGLAGLPFGPFDALAHRTFEIGLRAWVEEQAGLRLGYVEQLYTFGDRGRHAEAGDTGAHMVSIGYLALTRAVDGELAANAASFAPWYRFFPWEDRREEPPAIIARDIIPALTEWAAEETPETIRALPRKDRVRFYFGLDGAAWDEERVLDRYELLYEAGLVEEARRDGRPAALARKTLPPLGTSMQFDHRRILATAIARLRAKLKYRPVVFELLPPEFTLTELQHTVEAISGRHLHKQNFRRLVEMEALVEPTGVMSTQTGGRPAALYRFRRDVLQERPAPGLRVRSRR; encoded by the coding sequence ATGAGCGACAAGCTCCTGACGCCGATCGAGATCGGTCTGACCGCGGCCATCGTCGCGATCGCGGGCCAAGAGCCGCTGATCCTGACCGCGCGCGGCAGTGACGGGCTTGCCGGCCTGCCGTTCGGCCCGTTCGATGCGCTCGCGCACCGCACCTTCGAGATCGGCCTGCGCGCCTGGGTCGAGGAGCAGGCGGGATTGCGGCTCGGCTACGTCGAGCAGCTCTACACCTTCGGCGATCGCGGCCGCCATGCCGAGGCCGGCGACACCGGGGCGCATATGGTGTCGATCGGTTATCTCGCACTGACGCGCGCGGTGGACGGCGAGCTTGCAGCAAACGCGGCGAGCTTCGCGCCATGGTACCGCTTCTTTCCCTGGGAAGACCGGCGCGAGGAGCCGCCCGCGATCATCGCCCGCGACATCATTCCTGCGCTGACCGAGTGGGCCGCGGAGGAGACGCCGGAGACGATTCGCGCGCTGCCGCGCAAGGATCGCGTGCGATTCTACTTCGGCCTCGACGGAGCGGCCTGGGACGAGGAGCGCGTGCTCGACCGCTACGAGCTCCTGTACGAGGCCGGGCTGGTCGAGGAAGCGCGGCGCGACGGCCGCCCTGCGGCATTAGCGCGCAAGACGCTTCCCCCGCTCGGGACCTCGATGCAGTTCGACCACCGCCGGATTCTCGCCACGGCGATCGCGCGGCTGCGTGCAAAACTGAAGTATCGTCCTGTCGTCTTTGAACTTTTGCCGCCCGAATTCACACTTACCGAACTGCAGCACACGGTCGAGGCGATTTCCGGCCGGCACCTGCACAAGCAGAATTTCCGTCGCCTGGTCGAAATGGAAGCCCTGGTCGAACCGACCGGCGTCATGTCGACACAGACGGGCGGACGGCCGGCGGCGCTCTACCGCTTCCGCCGCGACGTGCTTCAGGAGCGGCCCGCGCCGGGCTTGCGCGTACGCTCCCGGCGCTAG